In Mesorhizobium sp. 113-3-3, a genomic segment contains:
- a CDS encoding IclR family transcriptional regulator has product MDEEAASRDHVGSLERGLAVMEILARHPQGMTLTEMADEAGLTRAGARRFLLTLVASGYATQDGRVFSLSPRLLAVARTWLGGGSLWSFAAPIMRTVATQLNEACSAAILSGQDVVYVARIPGRRILSVSLDVGTRLPAYCTSMGRMLLAGLTAEDLDKFLDQATIERRTPKTITDIGLLAGAIGKAKADGFAIVDEELELGLRSIAVPIRDRAGSTVAAINVSTQSARFTVAEMEREILPALLGARERIEDFFVV; this is encoded by the coding sequence ATGGACGAAGAGGCTGCTTCCCGTGACCATGTCGGCTCGCTGGAGCGCGGCCTTGCCGTGATGGAGATCCTCGCCCGCCACCCCCAGGGCATGACGCTGACCGAGATGGCCGACGAAGCCGGCCTGACCCGTGCCGGCGCCCGCCGCTTCCTGCTGACGCTTGTCGCATCAGGCTATGCCACGCAGGACGGCCGTGTGTTCTCGCTGTCGCCGCGCCTGCTGGCCGTTGCCCGCACCTGGCTCGGTGGCGGCTCGCTGTGGAGCTTCGCCGCGCCGATCATGCGGACCGTCGCGACACAACTGAACGAGGCCTGCTCGGCGGCGATCCTGTCGGGCCAGGATGTCGTCTATGTCGCCCGCATTCCCGGCCGCCGCATCCTCAGCGTGTCGCTCGATGTCGGCACCAGGCTGCCCGCCTACTGCACCTCGATGGGGCGCATGCTGCTCGCCGGCCTAACGGCTGAGGATCTCGACAAATTTCTGGACCAGGCGACCATCGAGAGACGGACGCCGAAGACGATCACCGACATCGGGCTGCTGGCCGGCGCCATCGGCAAGGCGAAGGCCGACGGCTTTGCCATCGTCGACGAAGAGCTGGAACTCGGCCTGCGTTCCATCGCCGTGCCCATCCGCGACCGCGCTGGCAGCACGGTGGCGGCGATCAATGTCTCGACGCAGTCGGCGCGATTTACCGTCGCCGAGATGGAGCGGGAGATCCTGCCGGCGCTGCTTGGGGCAAGGGAGCGGATCGAGGATTTCTTCGTCGTCTAA
- a CDS encoding CoA transferase subunit A: protein MVKFLPLKQAVAENLNDGDSVAFEGFTHLIPTAAAHEAIRQGFRDLTLIRMTPDLIYDQMIGMGMAKKIVFSYVGNPGVGLLRRARDSIENGFPRAIEVEEHSHAGMANAYEAGAAGLPCAVFRGYRGAGLAAVNPNIKSVKCPFTGEVLAAVPSIRPDVTFIHAQKADKNGNVLVEGIIGIQKEAVLAARRAVVTVEEVVDNFDDLHPNLTVLPRWTIAAISVVPGGSHPSYAHGYYARDNAAYLEWDEIAADRDKFQAWMQANVIEKSADDFAGRVEHLRKAA, encoded by the coding sequence ATGGTCAAGTTCCTGCCGCTCAAACAGGCCGTGGCCGAGAATTTGAACGATGGTGACTCCGTCGCCTTCGAAGGCTTCACCCATCTGATCCCGACCGCCGCCGCGCATGAGGCGATCCGCCAGGGGTTTCGCGACCTGACCCTGATCCGCATGACGCCGGACCTGATCTACGACCAGATGATCGGCATGGGCATGGCGAAGAAGATCGTCTTCTCCTATGTCGGCAATCCCGGCGTCGGCCTGCTGCGGCGCGCCCGCGATTCCATCGAGAACGGTTTTCCCCGGGCGATCGAGGTCGAGGAGCACAGCCATGCCGGTATGGCCAATGCCTATGAGGCGGGCGCGGCCGGACTGCCCTGCGCGGTGTTCCGAGGCTATCGCGGCGCAGGCCTTGCGGCGGTCAATCCCAACATCAAGTCGGTCAAATGTCCGTTCACCGGCGAGGTGCTGGCGGCCGTGCCTTCGATCCGGCCCGATGTCACCTTCATCCACGCGCAGAAGGCCGACAAAAACGGCAATGTGCTTGTCGAGGGCATCATCGGCATCCAGAAGGAGGCCGTGCTGGCGGCCAGGCGCGCCGTGGTGACGGTGGAGGAAGTGGTCGACAATTTCGACGATCTGCATCCCAATCTCACCGTGCTGCCGCGCTGGACGATCGCGGCGATCTCGGTCGTGCCCGGCGGTTCGCACCCGTCCTACGCCCATGGCTACTATGCACGCGACAACGCCGCCTATCTGGAATGGGACGAGATCGCCGCCGACCGCGATAAATTCCAGGCCTGGATGCAGGCGAACGTCATCGAAAAGAGCGCCGACGATTTCGCCGGCCGCGTCGAGCATCTGAGGAAAGCGGCATGA
- a CDS encoding CoA-transferase subunit beta, whose product MSELGFTPNEMMTIAASRALRNDDVCFVGIGAPSAACNVARLTHAPDITLIYESGTIGTAPDVLPLSIGDGELCETAVTTVAVPEMFRYWLQGGRISIGFLGAAQLDKFGNINTTVIGDYLHPKTRLPGGGGAPEIATSSKEIYITMAQTKRGMVEKIDFFTSFGHGEGGDHRKRLGIDTAGPTLLITDLAIWKPDPLTKEFTVVSLHPGVTRQQVQDSCGWVVKFAEALDETPAPSELELNTLRDLQARTKAAHEGTGKAKAA is encoded by the coding sequence ATGAGCGAGCTGGGCTTCACCCCCAACGAAATGATGACGATCGCCGCCAGCCGCGCGCTGCGGAATGACGACGTCTGCTTCGTCGGCATCGGCGCGCCGTCCGCCGCCTGCAACGTGGCGCGGCTGACGCATGCGCCCGACATCACGCTGATCTACGAGAGCGGCACGATCGGCACCGCGCCCGACGTGCTGCCGCTGTCGATCGGCGATGGCGAATTGTGCGAGACCGCCGTCACCACGGTCGCGGTGCCGGAAATGTTCCGCTACTGGCTGCAGGGCGGCCGCATCTCGATCGGCTTCCTCGGCGCGGCACAGCTCGACAAGTTCGGCAACATCAACACCACGGTCATCGGCGACTATCTTCACCCCAAGACCAGACTGCCTGGTGGCGGCGGCGCGCCGGAGATCGCGACCTCGTCGAAGGAGATCTACATCACCATGGCGCAGACCAAGCGCGGCATGGTCGAAAAGATCGACTTCTTCACCTCCTTCGGCCATGGCGAGGGCGGCGATCACCGCAAGCGGCTTGGGATAGACACGGCCGGGCCCACGCTGCTGATCACCGATCTCGCCATCTGGAAGCCGGATCCGCTGACCAAGGAATTCACGGTCGTGTCGCTGCATCCCGGCGTCACCCGCCAGCAGGTGCAGGACAGCTGTGGCTGGGTGGTTAAGTTCGCCGAGGCGCTTGACGAAACACCGGCGCCAAGCGAACTCGAACTCAACACATTGCGCGACCTGCAGGCCCGCACCAAGGCGGCGCATGAGGGAACCGGAAAAGCAAAGGCTGCATGA
- the pcaF gene encoding 3-oxoadipyl-CoA thiolase, producing MAEAYICDYIRTPIGRFGGSLSSVRADDLGAIPLKALIERNAGIDWQAVDDVVYGCANQAGEDNRNVARMALLLAGLPKEIPGSTVNRLCGSGMDALTIAARAIKAGEAELMIAGGVESMSRAPFVMPKADTAFSRNAEIYDTTIGWRFVNPLMKKQYGVDSMPETGENVAEEFAVTRAAQDAFAVRSQDKAVAAQANGRLAKEITEVTIPQRKGDAVVVSKDEHPRAGTTVEALAKLPTPFRQGGTVTAGNASGVNDGAAALIVASEAAVKTYGLTPIARILGGAAAGVAPRIMGIGPAPATQKLCARLGLTPQQFDVIELNEAFASQGIAVLRQLGIAEDAEHVNPNGGAIALGHPLGMSGARISGTAALELRERGGRYALATMCIGVGQGIAIALERA from the coding sequence ATGGCCGAGGCCTATATCTGCGACTATATCCGCACGCCGATCGGCCGCTTCGGCGGTTCGCTGTCTTCGGTGCGCGCGGACGATCTCGGCGCCATCCCGCTGAAGGCGCTGATCGAGCGCAATGCCGGCATCGACTGGCAGGCGGTGGACGACGTCGTCTATGGCTGCGCCAACCAGGCCGGCGAGGACAACCGCAACGTGGCGCGCATGGCGCTGCTGCTGGCCGGCCTGCCGAAGGAAATCCCGGGCTCGACCGTCAACCGCCTGTGCGGCTCGGGCATGGATGCGCTGACTATCGCAGCTAGAGCCATCAAGGCCGGCGAGGCCGAGTTGATGATCGCCGGCGGCGTCGAATCGATGAGCCGGGCGCCCTTCGTCATGCCCAAGGCCGACACGGCGTTTTCGCGCAATGCCGAGATTTACGACACCACCATCGGCTGGCGCTTCGTCAATCCGCTGATGAAGAAGCAGTATGGCGTCGATTCGATGCCCGAGACCGGCGAGAACGTGGCAGAAGAATTCGCCGTCACCCGCGCGGCCCAGGACGCCTTTGCCGTGCGCAGCCAGGACAAGGCGGTCGCGGCGCAGGCAAATGGAAGGCTGGCCAAGGAAATCACTGAAGTGACCATCCCGCAGCGCAAGGGCGACGCGGTGGTTGTCTCGAAGGACGAGCATCCCCGCGCCGGCACCACCGTCGAGGCGCTGGCCAAGCTGCCGACGCCGTTCCGCCAGGGCGGCACGGTGACCGCTGGCAACGCGTCCGGCGTCAATGACGGCGCGGCTGCGCTGATCGTTGCCTCGGAAGCGGCGGTGAAGACATACGGACTGACGCCGATCGCCCGCATTCTCGGCGGGGCCGCCGCCGGTGTTGCGCCGCGCATCATGGGCATCGGGCCGGCGCCGGCGACGCAGAAACTGTGCGCGCGGCTGGGCCTGACGCCGCAACAATTCGATGTCATCGAGCTCAACGAAGCCTTTGCCTCGCAAGGCATCGCCGTGCTGCGCCAGCTCGGCATTGCCGAGGATGCCGAGCACGTCAACCCGAATGGCGGTGCCATCGCGCTCGGCCATCCCCTGGGCATGTCGGGCGCGCGTATCTCCGGCACGGCGGCGCTGGAGCTTCGCGAACGCGGCGGCCGTTATGCGCTGGCCACCATGTGCATCGGCGTCGGCCAGGGCATCGCCATCGCGCTTGAGCGGGCCTGA
- a CDS encoding BMP family protein, with product MENRKNKFSSTPEGLSRRNVLELGALGLAAAMLPNAAFAKDKKLKVAAIFATPIEEPWDNQIHVALQKAEKELGIEYKWSEKVQTADFSRVMREYAQGGYQLVLGDAFAAERESRRTAKQFPKTAWLFGSGAGPAEPNFGVFDNWIHEPAYLSGMIAGKMSKSGTVGAVAAMGIPEVNRLVNAFFAGAKEVNPNVKKKVAFIGSFFDPPKAKEAAVAQIDAGVDVIYAERFGVIEAAVEKKILAISNMSDQSSLGPDTVITGPVWDMYPTVEQAIKLVKAGVYTAQDYGDFSRMAKGGSYLAPYHKFDKTLPADVKDLVEKKKAEILEGNFRVDVDENTPVSD from the coding sequence ATGGAAAACCGGAAGAACAAATTTTCGTCGACACCCGAAGGTCTTTCGCGGCGCAATGTGCTGGAGCTCGGCGCGCTTGGCCTGGCGGCGGCCATGCTGCCGAATGCGGCCTTCGCCAAGGACAAGAAGCTGAAAGTGGCGGCGATCTTCGCGACGCCGATCGAGGAGCCGTGGGACAACCAGATCCATGTGGCCCTGCAGAAGGCGGAGAAGGAACTCGGCATCGAATACAAATGGTCGGAGAAGGTGCAGACCGCCGACTTCAGCCGCGTCATGCGCGAATATGCGCAAGGCGGCTACCAGCTGGTGCTGGGCGATGCCTTCGCCGCCGAGCGTGAATCGCGCCGCACCGCAAAACAGTTCCCGAAGACGGCCTGGCTGTTCGGTTCGGGTGCCGGTCCGGCCGAACCCAATTTCGGTGTCTTCGACAACTGGATCCACGAGCCCGCCTATCTCTCCGGCATGATCGCCGGCAAGATGTCGAAGTCCGGCACGGTCGGCGCCGTGGCGGCGATGGGCATTCCGGAAGTGAACCGGCTGGTCAACGCCTTCTTTGCCGGCGCCAAGGAGGTCAATCCGAACGTCAAGAAGAAGGTCGCCTTCATCGGCTCGTTCTTCGATCCGCCCAAGGCCAAGGAAGCCGCGGTGGCGCAGATCGACGCCGGTGTCGATGTCATCTACGCCGAGCGCTTCGGCGTCATCGAGGCGGCGGTCGAGAAGAAGATCCTCGCCATCTCCAACATGTCGGACCAGTCGAGCCTCGGCCCCGACACGGTCATCACCGGCCCGGTCTGGGACATGTACCCGACGGTCGAACAGGCGATCAAACTGGTCAAGGCCGGCGTCTACACCGCACAGGACTACGGCGATTTCTCGCGCATGGCCAAGGGCGGCTCCTATCTCGCCCCCTACCACAAGTTCGACAAGACGCTGCCGGCGGACGTCAAGGATCTGGTCGAGAAGAAGAAGGCCGAGATTCTGGAAGGCAATTTCCGGGTGGATGTGGACGAGAACACGCCGGTTTCGGATTGA
- a CDS encoding ABC transporter ATP-binding protein translates to MRGITKSFGAVKANEAVDLSVAPGEILGLLGENGAGKTTLMNVLFGAYAPDAGEILIQGQPVRITSSADALAAGIGMVHQHFHLAPRLTVLENLLIGIPGKGGRIDRAGGLARLAEIGRQHGLTLDPDLPVSALSVGEQQRLEIVKALFRGARLLILDEPTAVLAPSEVDGLFSALRSMAAQGLGIIFISHKLNEVRALTHRCTVLRHGRVAGRVDDPANTTSAAMAQLMCGHEIVPPARGSSTPGAAVLTLDGISTSKHAGTMLRDVSLAVRAGEILGIAGVSGNGQRALAEVVSGVRAPDAGRMAIAGQTVTRFSPREVQALGLGRIPEDRMTTGLVTNLPLADSMVLPRIGTAAFSAKGLLKPDAIRAFAEEQIKAYDIRCPGPMTRAGALSGGNLQKALLARELAFDPKVLIVSQPTRGLDIGAARFIHEKFLDMRAKGCGIIVIGEDLEELLVLCDRIAVMYEGRIVGTLDSADATIARLGLLMTGAEGRA, encoded by the coding sequence ATGCGCGGCATCACCAAGAGCTTCGGCGCCGTCAAGGCGAACGAGGCTGTCGACCTGAGCGTGGCGCCGGGCGAGATCCTCGGCCTGCTGGGCGAGAACGGCGCCGGCAAGACGACGCTGATGAACGTGCTGTTCGGCGCCTACGCGCCGGACGCCGGCGAAATCCTCATCCAGGGGCAGCCGGTGCGGATCACCAGTTCGGCCGATGCGCTGGCCGCCGGCATCGGCATGGTGCATCAGCATTTTCATCTGGCCCCAAGGCTGACCGTACTGGAGAACCTCTTGATCGGCATTCCCGGCAAGGGCGGGCGGATCGACCGTGCCGGCGGGCTTGCACGGCTGGCCGAAATCGGCCGCCAGCACGGGCTGACGCTCGATCCCGACCTGCCGGTTTCGGCGCTGTCGGTCGGCGAACAGCAGCGGCTCGAAATCGTCAAGGCGCTGTTTCGAGGCGCCAGGCTCCTGATCCTCGATGAGCCGACGGCGGTGCTCGCGCCAAGCGAGGTCGACGGGCTGTTCTCGGCGCTGCGCTCGATGGCGGCGCAGGGCCTGGGAATCATCTTCATCTCGCACAAGCTCAACGAGGTGCGAGCGCTGACCCATCGCTGCACGGTGCTGCGGCATGGCCGCGTCGCCGGGCGTGTCGACGATCCGGCCAACACGACATCCGCCGCAATGGCGCAATTGATGTGCGGCCACGAGATCGTGCCGCCGGCAAGGGGATCATCGACGCCGGGTGCGGCGGTGCTGACGCTCGACGGCATTTCGACCTCGAAGCATGCGGGCACGATGTTGCGCGACGTCTCGCTTGCCGTCCGAGCCGGCGAGATCCTCGGCATTGCCGGCGTGTCGGGCAATGGTCAGCGCGCGCTCGCCGAAGTGGTCTCCGGCGTGCGTGCGCCCGATGCCGGCCGGATGGCCATCGCCGGCCAGACGGTCACGCGGTTTTCGCCGCGCGAGGTGCAGGCGCTCGGCCTCGGCCGCATCCCGGAGGACCGCATGACGACGGGTCTGGTGACCAATTTGCCGCTTGCCGATTCCATGGTGCTGCCGCGCATCGGCACCGCAGCCTTTTCAGCCAAGGGCCTGCTCAAACCCGACGCCATCCGCGCCTTCGCCGAAGAGCAGATCAAGGCCTACGACATCAGGTGTCCCGGACCGATGACCCGCGCCGGGGCGCTGTCCGGCGGCAATTTGCAGAAGGCGCTTTTGGCGCGCGAACTCGCCTTCGACCCGAAGGTCTTGATCGTCTCGCAGCCGACACGCGGCCTCGACATCGGTGCGGCCCGCTTCATCCACGAAAAGTTCCTCGACATGCGCGCCAAGGGCTGCGGCATCATCGTCATCGGCGAGGATCTGGAAGAGCTGCTGGTGCTCTGCGACCGCATCGCGGTGATGTATGAGGGCCGCATCGTCGGCACGCTCGACAGCGCCGATGCGACCATCGCGCGGCTCGGCCTGCTGATGACCGGAGCGGAGGGGAGGGCATAG